A part of Liolophura sinensis isolate JHLJ2023 chromosome 1, CUHK_Ljap_v2, whole genome shotgun sequence genomic DNA contains:
- the LOC135481856 gene encoding uncharacterized protein LOC135481856, whose translation MEALGDNREQISGGDILPKKKTKACTSPTLMNALIAYPVIEEDLEGPVIKPALSLTSSYYLKFISLRNLPKEGVLDLRFKTEELRKKAYAMLSDVKMCGESQPKILVSKQTPNRHQLLLSKAVDFVTKRTQDEEPAEPVSVFVNNIPFDARVEMLHFLYPTARSVQLPTNSQGGALGYAIVEFSNLLEANAVVKNNKEYPARIGDSYLNLHVIGHEEVREAPKPRIGAETKKTSVQVQKTKNVTESLKAQKRPGEKLGSLRQGSKQPRLSEKEGCEKKGAGPLSESSSNGSEKRRPSTTDDRTALKKDLKLFKVFIGNCPRVTAEELQDFLNKKMLAKGLCGEDERPVKRTLVVPDRKYQFAELGSATHAVAAIRHLNGIKFFGEKLVVEEAKTKEPLIREMELEKIEAQSRPKLFTLFIGNCPDVSAEEFQDFLNEELVAEGICGGDERPVKKVLVQAGRKYQFAEFESAKCALAAIKELNGRTFMGKKLNIQEGKNEFPLLKEVELEENEVRGGKIRRSLAARRAKPAKNYNVFIGNCQDTTADELRDFLNEQMAIEGICRYDDFPVKKTQVQKGRAYQFAVFCSASYAMAAIEQLNFVTFKGEKLKIKEGQNNIPLKEEAEREKAHLMLGGDESEESTIYIGNCPVATVAECHDFFTNLLRERGICGPTEHVVKRVKKKNSRDFQFIVFYEESHAIMAVEELNGVIFKGNELTIKSANKINKTNTQMDRPLDRPMDGSLSEFHWTPDFHQGFPQDISMVDTASEGFDVFVGNVPDTNCEELEEFFRREFIMRGLCNVKETPVKKIKFIANRQYQFVVFRSAAAAITAIAELNGVIFKGSKLKIKAGQNTPIAAPMMSKLANTRDMSVMMSNLANSRDMPTMMSSLSNTMDMPSMMSNVQNTRDMPAMMSNLANTVDMPAMMSNIANTMDMPMADLPGVPFVQNLINQAKSQYVPAAASFRQPTPSFLPHTISLDEDMPTKGYEVYFGNMPKAMRQSEELDLQQFIEREFIRRGLCGTNDRLVAHMKFEVGRAYQFVVFYNWRDAKAAIQELNGAMYQGHVLKVKEGLPAGKIPTVKPVREPRDRKPAYTPPRFEKRGPAPSKQVGTSDGFDVHVGNVPKCESAELKKFFMKQLLSLGLCDEGDKPIRGVRFQAGRKYQFINFYDESDAKAAVTVLDGLRFKGSQLNVGMGHQKSTRPENLQRISR comes from the exons ATGGAAGCCTTGGGTGATAACAGAGAACAAA TTTCAGGGGGTGATATTTTACctaagaagaaaacaaaggcttgtacat CACCAACATTGATGAATGCTTTGATAGCCTATCCTGTGATAGAAGAAGACTTGGAGGGTCCAGTGATCAAACCAGCACTTAGTCTGACTTCTTCTTATTATCTCAAGTTCATCAGCCTGCGGAATTTACCAAAAGAAGG AGTGTTGGATCTAAGATTCAAAACGGAAGAACTGAGGAAGAAGGCCTATGCCATGTTGTCTGATGTCAAAATGTGTGGAGAAAGTCAGCCTAAAATTCTTGTCTCTAAACAGACCCCTAACAGGCACCAGT TGCTTCTCTCAAAAGCAGTGGATTTTGTTACCAAGAGGACTCAGGATGAAG AGCCTGCAGAACCCGTGTCTGTGTTTGTGAACAACATTCCATTTGACGCTCGTGTGGAAATGCTACATTTCCTGTACCCAACAGCCCGCAGTGTCCAGCTTCCCACAAACAGTCAGGGTGGTGCCCTGGG CTATGCGATTGTTGAGTTTTCAAACCTTCTGGAGGCAAATGCCGTTGTGAAGAACAACAAGGAGTACCCTGCCAGGATTGGTGACAGCTACCTTAACCTTCATGTAATAGGTCATGaagaggtcagag AAGCTCCAAAACCAAGAATCGGCGCAGAAACCAAGAAGACATCAGTTCAAGTACAGAAAACTAAAAATGTCACTGAGAGTTTAAAGGCTCAGAAAAGGCCAGGAGAAAAACTGGGAAGTTTGAGGCAGGGCTCCAAGCAGCCAAGATTGTCTGAAAAGGAGGGCTGTGAGAAAAAGGGTGCAGGACCATTGAGCGAGTCATCCTCCAATGGCTCAGAAAAACGTCGACCGAGCACAACTGATGATAGGA CTGCCTTGAAGAAGGACTTAAAGCTTTTTAAGGTGTTTATTGGAAACTGTCCAAGAGTGACTGCT GAGGAATTGCAGGACTTCctcaataaaaaaatgttggcaAAGGGCCTCTGCGGTGAAGATGAGAGACCTGTGAAGAGAACTTTGGTTGTGCCTGACAGAAAGTACCAGTTTGCTGAG CTTGGTTCTGCAACACATGCTGTGGCTGCAATAAGGCATTTAAATGGCATCAAATTTTTTGGGGAAAAGCTAGTCGTAGAG gaAGCCAAGACGAAAGAGCCATTGATTAGAGAAATGGAATTAGAAAAAATTGAAG CACAAAGCAGACCGAAACTTTTCACACTGTTTATTGGAAATTGTCCAGATGTCAGTGCT GAAGAATTCCAGGACTTCCTCAATGAAGAGCTGGTGGCAGAGGGCATTTGTGGGGGAGATGAAAGGCCAGTGAAGAAAGTTTTGGTGCAAGCTGGCAGGAAGTACCAGTTTGCAGAG TTTGAATCAGCAAAGTGTGCTCTGGCAGCGATAAAAGAACTGAACGGCAGGACGTTCATgggtaaaaagttgaatattcaG GAAGGAAAGAACGAATTTCCATTGCTGAAAGAAGTGGAGCTAGAGGAAAATGAAG ttcGTGGTGGTAAAATAAGACGGTCTTTGGCAGCAAGAAGAGCAAAGCCTGCAAAGAAttataatgtttttattggGAACTGCCAGGACACAACCGCT GATGAACTAAGAGACTTCCTGAACGAGCAGATGGCTATTGAAGGGATCTGTCGTTACGACGATTTCCCTGTCAAGAAGACACAAGTTCAGAAAGGCAGAGCCTACCAGTTTGCTGTT TTCTGCTCTGCATCATATGCAATGGCTGCAATAGAACAGTTGaattttgtcacttttaaaGGAGAGAAGCTGAAGATAAAG GAAGGACAGAATAACATTCCTTTGAAAGAGGAGGCAGAGAGAGAGAAAGCCCATTTGATGTTAG GCGGAGATGAAAGTGAGGAATCAACAATTTATATAGGAAACTGTCCTGTGGCCACAGTA GCTGAATGTCATGACTTTTTCACAAATTTACTGAGGGAGCGAGGAATCTGTGGTCCCACAGAGCATGTGGTCAAGAgagtgaagaagaaaaatagCAGAGATTTCCAGTTTATTGTG TTCTATGAAGAGTCACATGCCATCATGGCCGTGGAAGAGCTGAATGGAGTGATATTTAAAGGGAATGAATTAACTATCAAG TCCGCTAACAAGATCAATAAAACCAACACACAGATGGATCGACCCCTAGACAGACCTATGGATGGATCCTTGTCAGAGTTTCATTGGACCCCAGATTTCCATCAGGGTTTTCCTCAAG ACATATCTATGGTGGATACTGCTTCAGAAGGTTTTGACGTATTTGTGGGAAATGTACCAGACACAAACTGT GAGGAATTGGAGGAGTTTTTCAGAAGAGAGTTCATCATGAGAGGCCTTTGTAATGTGAAGGAAACGCCagtaaagaaaatcaaatttattgcAAATCGGCAGTATCAGTTTGTTGTT tttcgTTCTGCGGCTGCTGCTATTACTGCTATAGCAGAGCTGAATGGGGTCATATTCAAAggttcaaaactgaaaataaag GCAGGACAGAACACCCCAATAGCAGCTCCCATGATGTCAAAGTTAGCAAATACAAGGGACATGTCTGTCATGATGTCTAACCTAGCAAACTCACGGGATATGCCTACCATGATGTCAAGCCTATCAAACACAATGGATATGCCTTCCATGATGTCAAACGTACAAAACACAAGGGACATGCCTGCGATGATGTCAAACCTAGCTAACACGGTGGATATGCCCGCCATGATGTCTAACATTGCAAACACTATGGACATGCCCATGGCAGATTTACCAGGTGTTCCCTTTGTGCAGAATCTGATCAACCAAG CAAAATCTCAATATGTGCCAGCAGCAGCTTCCTTCAGGCAGCCCACACCATCATTTTTACCTCACACTATAAGCTTGGACGAGGACATGCCTACCAAGGGGTATGAGGTCTACTTTGGAAATATGCCGAAAGCGATGAGGCAGTCAGAG GAGCTTGATCTTCAGCAGTTCATTGAGAGAGAGTTCATCAGACGAGGACTGTGTGGGACAAATGACAGACTTGTTGCTCACATGAAGTTTGAGGTGGGCAGGGCGTACCAGTTTGTGGTG TTCTATAATTGGAGAGATGCCAAAGCTGCAATTCAGGAACTAAACGGAGCGATGTATCAAGGTCATGTGCTCAAGGTGAAG GAAGGCTTACCTGCAGGTAAAATCCCTACTGTAAAGCCAGTAAGAGAGCCTCGGGACAGAAAACCGGCCTACACCCCACCCAGGTTTGAGAAAAGAG GCCCAGCTCCCTCGAAGCAGGTGGGCACTTCTGATggttttgatgtacatgtgggtaatgtCCCCAAGTGTGAATCT GCGGAGCTGAAGAAGTTCTTCATGAAGCAGTTACTCAGCTTAGGCCTCTGTGATGAGGGTGATAAGCCAATCAGAGGCGTTCGTTTTCAGGCAGGAAGAAAGTATCAGTTTATTAAT TTCTATGATGAATCTGATGCTAAAGCAGCTGTGACTGTGTTGGATGGGTTGAGGTTTAAAGGCAGTCAGCTCAATGTTGGG ATGGGTCATCAGAAGTCAACCAGGCCAGAGAACCTGCAGAGGATAAGTAGATGA